A DNA window from Trichosurus vulpecula isolate mTriVul1 chromosome 2, mTriVul1.pri, whole genome shotgun sequence contains the following coding sequences:
- the LOC118836822 gene encoding olfactory receptor 8D2-like, whose translation MSTGNHSTMMEFILAGLTDQPELQLPLFLLFLGIYVVTVLGNLGMILLIAISSQLHSPMYYFLSHLSFIDLCYSCIITPKMLVNFVAEKNVISFLECMTQLYFFLIFVIAEGYLLTAMAYDRYVAICSPLLYNVLMSQRMCSGMMCVVYSLGFFGATVHTSRMAMLTFCGSHVVRHYFCDILPLLSLSCSNTHVNEVLLFIIGGVNTLAPTLAVIISHTFILSSIFRIRSTEGRSKAFGTCSSHLIAVGIFFGSITFMYFKPPSSNSMEQEKVSSVFYTTVIPMLNPLIYSLRNKDVKNAIRKVIGN comes from the coding sequence ATGAGCACAGGAAACCACTCTACAATGATGGAGTTTATCCTCGCAGGACTCACAGATCAGCCAGAGCTCCAACTTCCTCTGTTTCTGTTGTTCCTGGGAATCTATGTGGTTACTGTGTTGGGGAATCTGGGCATGATCTTACTGATTGCTATCAGTTCCCAACTTCACTCCCCCATGTACTATTTCCTCAGTCATTTATCCTTCATTGATCTCTGCTACTCCTGTATCATTACGCCTAAAATGTTAGTGAACTTTGTGGCTGAGAAGAATGTCATCTCTTTTCTGGAGTGTATGACCCAActctattttttcctaatttttgtcATTGCTGAAGGTTACCTTCTGACAGCAATGGCTTATGATCGTTATGTTGCCATCTGCAGTCCTTTGCTTTATAATGTCCTCATGTCTCAAAGAATGTGCTCTGGAATGATGTGTGTGGTATATTCCTTGGGATTTTTTGGTGCCACAGTACATACTAGCCGCATGGCAATGCTCACCTTTTGTGGATCTCATGTTGTCAGACATTACTTCTGTGATATTCTTCCCCTGTTAAGCCTCTCCTGCTCAAACACCCATGTTAATGAAGTTCTTCTTTTTATCATTGGGGGAGTAAACACCTTAGCCCCCACTCTGGCTGTCATTATCTCTCACACTTTCATCTTGTCCAGCATCTTCCGTATCCGCTCTACTGAAGGCAGGTCCAAAGCCTTTGGTACCTGTAGCTCCCACCTCATAGCTGTAGGAATTTTCTTTGGGTCTATCACTTTCATGTACTTCAAGCCCCCTTCTAGCAATTCTATGGAGCAAGAGAAGGTATCCTCAGTATTTTACACTACTGTGATCCCCATGCTAAACCCTCTAATTTATAGTCTGAGGAATAAGGATGTGAAGAATGCCATTAGAAAGGTTATTGGGAATTGA